aagaaacctaaattaaatcaatatttagtATGAGTcactgaagatagttctttatggctctggctgtatgtttggggttgttgtcatgctgcagaatacatttggaccaatcagatgcctccctgatggtagTGCATTAcggataagaatctaaacatctaaagtgcctaaaactattgcacagtactgtatgtttataaaagcagtaaaacaaTCCAGTGTTTCTACATGACTGCACTTGTTCCTCTCTCAGTCATTTCCACTTAGACCACTGTGGCGCTCTGCCCTACATGAGTGAGATGGTGGGCTACGACGGACCCATCTACATGACCCATCCCACCAAGGCCATTTGTCCCATTTTGCTGGAAGACTTCCGGAAGATCACCGTTGACAAAAAGGGAGAAACTAACTTCTTCACCTCACAGATGATCAAGGACTGCATGAAGAAAGTGATACCTTTGAACCTCCACCAAACCGTCCAGGTGCAGCGCTGATATCATTTTTTGCTGAGCCCAGATATCCGTCTTTTAATCACCTCTGCACCAGCTGCTCGTCTCTTTTGATGGCTAATAAAGCTGTTTCTGTTGTGCTGGTGGCAGGTGGATGATGAGCTGGAGATCAAGGCGTACTATGCAGGCCATGTCCTGGGAGCTGCCATGGTGCACATCAAAGTGGGATCAGAGTCTGTGGTCTACACTGTGAGTGTAAACAAGTCTGGACTGTGTTGAAGTCAATGAATTTAACAACTACAATCTCACAAAAAGGATAATGTCAAACTGCTTTTCGTTTTCAGGGAGACTATAACATGACACCAGACAGGCATTTAGGGTAAGTGACCTTTACTGTATTTAAAGGTGGACTCTAACAGTCTTACACATCAAAGTAGGTTCACAGGCAGTGTCTGAGATTAACATTTTGACTCAGCTGCCAAGGAGActggtagatgaaaaaaatcaaaccgGCCAAGTATATTTTTTACTGGCCAAAGtaataaattgcctttttgtgtcacatattcATTCGTCTAAGTACATTTCATTGAGATAATAAGGTATTATGTTGAATATAAACTTAAAGGAGAGGCCAGAGCAAAATTTGAAGCAAAACTATTTTAATATATTGATCAACagttaattaaatcaaatcaactttattttttgagcacatttaaaaaaaaaactatagttgaccaaagtgctgcacTGAGTTTTACACACATAAGTCATTGTGACTGGGCTCTTAGCACTTCCAAAACACAGGTGACCTACTCTAaacactgtacctgaacgcctcctgtgtagacacacagacggagcactcgctgctgctgctgctgctctcgctatgctttctgtgtagacacactttcacactgtcTCAAGAGCTCACAGTTTTGCAGCACTGTTTAGACACgtatgaaaaaaacacatatactgtatacactgtATAGATACAAACATGAGTCATTTCCTCTGAGTCATCTCACCAGATATTTTGTTGCATGACTTTTTTGGAATAAACATTTACCCACCAGTGAGGCGGATAGCCTTCAGAGATTTACTCACCAAACAGAAAATCTACCCACATTTGGCGCTTGGCGGGTGTTAATTTCACGCTCCATTTACAGGTGTTGGGAAATACTACTGCATATACTACTGCATATACAACTCTGATAAATTTCCCATAAATGTCCATTGAGTCAGCGTCGCCTGGGGTTAAATTTGGTTACAAGGAGTAACAAACCATACCAGTACAGCttcaacgattagtcgattaattgactagttGCCAACTTgtaaattaatcgccaactattttgatacaAGATTAATtcttttgagtcattttttagaaaaaaatgtccaaattctctgattccagctcctgaaatgtgaatatttactagtttctttagtcttctataacagtaaacttaatatctttgggttgtggactgttgcaGACAAAAGACATTTGTAGTGTCACCatggactttgggaaacagtgatcaacgtttttcataattttctgacattttatagaccaaacaactaatcgtttaatcgagaaaataatcgacagattgataacaaaaataatcgttagttgccagacctctgtagcccactCCTCATCTCCGCTTGAAGCTAGCAGATCCAGGCTATATTAGCCTCTGCTAACATAATACACCCAAATCTGTATGGCGACTCTCAACGGACGACTATGACCTGCAAGGAGAGGATCACAACACCTTCGACTGTCTCTGTCGGTCACTTGATCCTTTCCTTGCAGGTCGTAGTTGTCTGTCGAGTCTCCCAAATCTGTACAGTCGAGTGAATCGAGCAtcgtgggtaatgtaggcaccaggttttgacaaggaagaagaatgcatggaatgaaaaaagacaatatctcaccttttttaaacaactttttaaGAATATACCTACATATTGTTCAGTCTCTTCATCCCTGTGTTGTATATTCATAGTGCTGCATGGATCGATAAGTGCCGTCCAGACATCCTCATCTCTGAGTCCACATACGCCACCACCATCCGAGACTCaaagagatgcagagagagagactttttGAAGAAAGTGCATGAATCCatagaaagaggaggaaaggtaATAGTTGCAGTTAGTTTAACACTGTATTTTGATGTAaaggttttggttttatttctttttaatatggcgtcacagagagagacagttgtACTAATTCAGTGTcatctttcttatttttttccaggTTCTCATTCCAGTTTTTGCCCTCGGAAGAGCACAAGAACTCTGCATCCTGTTGGAGACATTTTGGTAGGGTTCATGTTTAAAAGAAGCTCCAACTACTTTTAAAAGCTTGTGAATGTGAACATTAGGAAATAAGAGATGAAAGACAGCGATGTGTCGAGATGATCGCAGCTCCCTTGCTGAGTGATAATAAAGGCCATTTTTCTGGTTTATAATTGTTGCCGCTCCAATTAAATAGAAAGTTCTTTCAATGTGTAATAATTGCACATGATTATGATGCATGATTGTCATAAAGTGTCTCGACTAAAAAATCTCAGCCTCCTGTAATAGCTGTATTCATTTTGTTAAGCTTGATAGAATAACAGCGGTATATGGACTGTTTCATCATTAATTGGTGGCTCACTGGGTAGACACTTTAATCACCCGCCTCTCACTCCACAGGGAGAGAATGAACCTGAAGGCACCAATCTACTTCTCCACTGGGCTGACAGAGAAAGCTAATCATTACTACAAGCTTTTCATAACGTGGACCAACCAGAAGATTCGAAAAACCTTTGTACAGAGAAACATGTTTGAATTTAAGCACATCAAGGCGTTCGATCGCTCCTACGCAGACAATCCTGGACCTATggtaactcttttttttttttttttttatccctcctccaattaaaaaaaagtttcagcaAAATTCATATCACAGCTGATACAACAATATGTGCATTTTCAGGTGGTGTTTGCTACGCCGGGTATGCTGCACGCGGGTCAGTCGTTGCAGATCTTCAAGAAATGGGCTGGCAATGAGAAGAACATGGTGAGTCTCATAAAGAAATGgaagaatatttatttaaaaatttaaaaaatgacaatatttgaTGTACAACTTCTTTTTCGTAGGTAATCATGCCTGGATATTGTGTACAAGGAACAATCGGTCACAAGATCCTAAACGGGCAGAGGAAACTGGAGATGGAAGGAAGAGCAAtggtaagattttttttatttttcttgtaacaaagattgtttttaatttcctcGACATCCATGTGAGTTATGAGGTCAAACAGTATTTTATGGCTTGAATGATTTCTTTCAGCTCAGCAGATAAAGTCACATATTGTACAGCTGGAACTTCATGATCTCTGTCATGACATCTCATCtttaggactgcaactaacgattattttcattattgattaatctgacaattattttctcaactaTACAATGTCTATAAAAAGCCAGAAactagtgaaaaatgcctgttatcaTTTCTTAGAACACAAGGTGACGTTTTCAAattcaaaagatattcagtttactaacaTGCACGactcaaatcttcacatttaagaagctacAACGAGCAAATATTTGGCCTTTCtccttaaaaaattactaaaatgattatgTGATAATCAGATAGTTGCTaattttttctctgttgctcaactaattgattaatcgactaatcgttgcagctctactcatCTTCCTTGTGACTTCTATCTGTTAATGCAAATATTCTTtaaggaataatttgacattttgagacatATGCTTATTCCCATTCTCACTgaaaattagatgagaagatcaataccactgtAATGTTTGTCTGTTAAAAATTAAGCTACAACCAgaagacagttagcttagcttagcttagctttgcttagcttagcgtaaagactggaaacaggggaaactgatagcctggctttgtctaaaagtagaaaatctgattactagcacctctaaagctcacaaattaacaaGGTTATATGCTGAACACAGTGGacacagtgacttcctggagctATCCTCACcttgaggttgccaggcaacaagCGAAAGTCACTGCGCTCAGCAGAAGAGAGTCCATAACCACTTGTAAAACCacaggttgttgtttttacacgtCGGTTtctgtacagattaaacaaacatgatataacatgttaattagagCTTAGAGGTGCAGATTCTTTTCTtacctttgaacagagccaggcctgttttctatttttaacagtctttatactaagctaagctatcCATCTCCTGGCTATTCTGCTATTGCTTCAAAAataacaaccaaaaaaaaaacatgaaattgttGATCcatgtgaaaaacaacattagcatagtcactgactcactgactctTAACCTTTCTGTGATTTCTTACAGTTGGATGTGAAGCTGCAGGTGGAGTACATGTCCTTCAGTGCCCACGCTGATGCTAAGGGCATCATGCAGCTCATACGTATGGCGGAGCCTCGTAACATGCTGCTGGTACACGGGGAGGCGGTGAAGATGGAGTTCCTCAAGGGAAAGATTGAACAGGAGTTCAGTAAGTGCGACTATCCGTCGCTTTAGACAGATCTGTAAAGAAGACCCGTACACCATACATCCACAGCTTTAAACCCATTAAAGGAAATTTGGTGGTGTATGCATATTGAGAGTAGGATGAGAAGGAGTTTTCAGTCTTGTTATTGCTTTATGTTTTCAGGCATCGACTGCTACATGCCAGCCAACGGAGAGACGGCCACTGTGACAACAAATCCCAGCGTGCCTGTGGATATCTCGCTCAACCTGCTCAAGAGGGAGATGGCTCTCGGAGGTATGTTCTGTTGACAGTTGGGAAACCTTTTTATAAAAGGGATTTGTTTAACTTACAGCCAAATGAGTAATAAACTGGCACAAAGTGTTTCTTCAGTTATGTTGCTCGGTACAGCTTGCCTACACAGTCTCGCTTTTACAGTtctgtttgttgtcatttacatttctcttgaatttgacattttgaagtgGTTATGCAGCATGCTTTACATAGCGAGTTgttactcatatatatatatatatatatatatatatatatatatatatatatatatatatatatatatatatatatatatatatatatatatatatatcataacCTAGATTAGTTGTCATAATGATTGATGTCTTTTATGTGTCATAGTACTCTAAAATCAGACACAATGATCAGTCATGTTTATCAGTGCAGAACAACTTCAAAAAATTTACTCTCAACTTTCTCTTCAGCAAGTTTCACAGAAAGTAAGTATATTTGCACTGAAGTCTGgtgatattaaaatatgatgGATACTTTGCTGGTTAAAGTGTTGATTTGTACTGTaggaatatttttaaaacatcttcagtttactttcaTGGAGGActagaaaaacaagcaaataattcacatttgagaagctacaaCTTGTGAATTtttgacttaaatgattaataaatgatCTAAAAATAGTTccagatgaattttctgttgatacTGGAATAAGCCCAAGGTTAACATTTATAAGAAGATGAATGTGGCTTCTTCTTCAGGGTTACTCTTGTTATATTAGAGTACAGTATATAGAAATAAGAAAAGACAGTTGGAAAAAGACCGCCGCTCAGAACTGTGGTGCCTGATTTAGACAGATAACAGcactgtgtggaaaaaaaacaaccttgatGCAGACAGCTCTGTTTCAACTTTTTCCACAACACAGTGCAACACAAT
This window of the Thunnus albacares chromosome 5, fThuAlb1.1, whole genome shotgun sequence genome carries:
- the ints11 gene encoding integrator complex subunit 11, whose amino-acid sequence is MPEINVTPLGAGQDVGRSCILVSIGGKNIMLDCGMHMGYNDDRRFPDFSYIIQNGRLTDFLDCVIISHFHLDHCGALPYMSEMVGYDGPIYMTHPTKAICPILLEDFRKITVDKKGETNFFTSQMIKDCMKKVIPLNLHQTVQVDDELEIKAYYAGHVLGAAMVHIKVGSESVVYTGDYNMTPDRHLGAAWIDKCRPDILISESTYATTIRDSKRCRERDFLKKVHESIERGGKVLIPVFALGRAQELCILLETFWERMNLKAPIYFSTGLTEKANHYYKLFITWTNQKIRKTFVQRNMFEFKHIKAFDRSYADNPGPMVVFATPGMLHAGQSLQIFKKWAGNEKNMVIMPGYCVQGTIGHKILNGQRKLEMEGRAMLDVKLQVEYMSFSAHADAKGIMQLIRMAEPRNMLLVHGEAVKMEFLKGKIEQEFSIDCYMPANGETATVTTNPSVPVDISLNLLKREMALGGPLPDPKKPRTMHGTLIMKENNLKLVSSEQALKELGLNEHQLRFTCRVQLQDPHSDPDTLHRIYTHLKSVLKGYTIQHLPDGTVMVESIVIKVSSSAEDSKTKVILLSWSYQDEDLGSFLSTLLKKGLPSGLC